Proteins encoded in a region of the Lolium rigidum isolate FL_2022 unplaced genomic scaffold, APGP_CSIRO_Lrig_0.1 contig_27164_1, whole genome shotgun sequence genome:
- the LOC124680732 gene encoding uncharacterized protein LOC124680732 encodes MLNPGQSSGSSLLAMRRCRWRYSATFAASSSPPSSFTFGFGNRRGALVLGCPGSSSPFQNPDRPTEANTTTMAAAAAAAAAAKRPCHIHIPPLELVREQILPRLPPREPACLLRASLVCKTWAAAISDPAFRTRLHQLHGTPPVLGFLHNWDDGDGVPRFIRTTDSPFALAAAPDCRSWRALDFRHGRALFLSKGRATWELLIWEPITGSSQLLRVPEAFETDHGTRKMAPTAAVLCALDGCDHRDCRGGPFRLVFVFSVAADDGYATSAYVYSSETGTWGEPASMQRMFSMKFTRYSSALVGRSKLYFMCDDVWILGYDLAKHNLTEIDPPDFMSSDVGIFNIMPAEDGGLGLGVCQYLHPNLKLWTKDTDAPWVLSRVINLGRSLPTGNILNPDGKVQLMSFAEGANVVFFNTITGIFIAGLQSQKVRKVCVKRGFCNLIPVVGFYIPVHRGEHQDPSSSGPSEESGSEEEEKTVDQAQQLLDKGSNAIKEGGLVNTSECVSHDTEIRVPRQGEVASDCASMEDKHGHGGLPSEAQQVTDPMGQIPNSALNEELVKSTSTASKDDSGNSKTSGSNVEDAAPTSEKGDSEERVPRHGEVATDCASMEDKHGHDLPSEAQQVTDPMGQVPNSVLNEELVKSTSTSSKDDSGNSKTSDSNVEDPTPTLENGDSEEVPLC; translated from the exons ATGTTgaaccctgggcagtcctcggggtcgtcgctgttgGCGATGAGACGCTGCCGATGGAGGTACTCCGCCACCTTCGcggcctcctcgtcgcccccctcctccttcaccttcggCTTCGGGAACAGGAGGGGCGCGCTAGTTCTCGGATG TCCAGGGTCTTCCTCCCCATTCCAGAACCCAGACAGACCCACCGAAGCGAACACCACCACcatggcagcggcagcggcagcggcagcggcggcgaagcGGCCCTGCCACATCCACATCCCGCCGCTGGAGCTCGTCAGGGAGCAGATCCtcccccgcctcccgccccgcgaACCTGCGTGCCTCCTCCGCGCCTCCCTCGTCTGCAAGACCTGGGCCGCCGCCATCTCCGACCCCGCCTTCCGCACCCGCCTCCACCAGCTCCACGGCACACCCCCCGTGCTCGGCTTCCTCCACAActgggacgacggcgacggcgttccCCGCTTCATCCGCACCACCGACTCGCCcttcgccctcgccgccgccccggACTGCCGCTCCTGGCGGGCCCTCgacttccgccacggccgcgccctcTTCCTCTCCAAGGGCCGGGCTACTTGGGAGCTCCTCATCTGGGAACCAATCACCGGTTCCAGCCAGCTCCTACGGGTGCCCGAGGCGTTCGAGACCGACCACGGGACCCGGAAGATGGCCCCGACCGCCGCCGTGCTCTGCGCACTGGATGGGTGCGACCACCGCGACTGCCGCGGGGGCCCCTTCCGCCTGGTCTTCGTCTTCTCCGTCGCCGCCGACGACGGGTATGCCACGTCAGCGTACGTGTACTCGTCGGAGACCGGCACCTGGGGCGAGCCGGCTTCGATGCAGCGCATGTTCTCCATGAAATTCACACGCTACTCCAGTGCGCTCGTTGGGAGGTCTAAGCTCTACTTCATGTGTGACGATGTGTGGATCCTGGGGTATGACTTGGCGAAGCACAACCTGACCGAGATTGACCCACCAGACTTCATGTCGAGTGACGTGGGGATATTCAACATCATGCCGGCGGAGGACGGTGGACTGGGACTGGGAGTTTGCCAATATCTGCATCCCAACCTCAAACTGTGGACAAAGGACACTGATGCACCGTGGGTGCTGAGCCGGGTCATCAACCTGGGCAGATCGCTCCCAACTGGAAATATCCTGAATCCAGATGGTAAAGTGCAACTGATGAGCTTTGCTGAGGGAGCAAATGTCGTCTTCTTTAACACGATCACTGGCATCTTCATAGCCGGGCTGCAGTCGCAGAAGGTGAGGAAGGTGTGCGTTAAGCGTGGCTTCTGTAATTTGATTCCAGTTGTCGGCTTCTACATTCCTGTGCACCGAGGCGAGCACCAGGATCCGTCGTCGTCGGGCCCTAGTGAGGAGTCGGGTAGCGAAGAGGAGGAGAAAACAGTGGATCAGGCGCAGCAGCTGCTCGACAAGGGGTCCAATGCTATTAAGGAGGGAGGCTTGGTCAACACCTCCGAATGTGTCAGCCACGACACTGAGATCAG GGTTCCACGCCAAGGAGAAGTTGCTTCGGACTGTGCTAGCATGGAAGACAAACATGGACATGGTGGCTTGCCATCTGAAGCTCAACAAGTGACTGATCCTATGGGTCAAATTCCCAACAGTGCACTAAATGAAGAATTGGTGAAGAGTACATCTACAGCCAGCAAAGATGATTCTGGGAACTCAAAGACCTCTGGCAGCAATGTTGAGGATGCTGCTCCAACTTCGGAGAAAGGTGATTCTGAAGAAAG GGTTCCACGTCATGGAGAAGTTGCTACGGACTGTGCTAGCATGGAAGACAAACATGGACATGACTTGCCATCTGAAGCTCAACAAGTGACAGATCCTATGGGTCAAGTTCCTAACAGCGTACTGAATGAGGAATTGGTGAAGAGTACATCTACATCCAGCAAAGATGATTCTGGGAACTCAAAGACCTCTGACAGCAACGTTGAGGATCCTACTCCAACTTTGGAGAATGGTGATTCTGAAGAAG TGCCGCTTTGCTAA
- the LOC124680734 gene encoding probable acylpyruvase FAHD2, mitochondrial: MAAAAQRLLLASTKIVAVGRNYVAHAKELGNPVPKEPVLFLKPTSSFLHAGVATAAVEVPEPLESLHHEVELAVVISRRARDVPEASAMDFVGGYALALDMTARDLQSVAKSAGLPWTLAKAQDTFTPISAVVPKSAIPNPDDLELWLKVDDELKQKGPTSDMIFKVPFLISYISSIMTLMEGDVILTGTPEGVGPVRIGQKIKAGITGIIEAEFDVQRRSRTFSA, translated from the exons atggcggcggcggcgcagaggcTCCTCTTGGCGAGCACGAAGATCGTCGCGGTCGGGCGCAACTACGTGGCCCACGCCAAGGAGCTCGGCAACCCAGTCCCCAAG GAGCCGGTGCTGTTCCTGAAGCCGACCTCGTCCTTCCTCCACGCGGgcgtggccaccgccgccgtcgaggtGCCCGAGCCGCTCGAGTCGCTGCACCACGAGGTCGAGCTCGCCGTCGTCATCTCCCGCCGCGCGCGCGATGTACCCGAGGCCTCCGCCATGGACTTCGTTGGAG GGTATGCGCTTGCTTTGGACATGACAGCAAGGGACCTTCAATCGGTCGCTAAG TCTGCAGGTCTTCCTTGGACTTTGGCTAAAGCACAGGATACCTTCACTCCAATTAGTGCAGTG GTTCCAAAATCAGCTATCCCTAATCCTGATGATCTAGAGCTGTGGCTAAAG GTGGATGATGAACTTAAGCAGAAAGGGCCTACAAGTGATATGATATTCAAGGTTCCTTTTCTAATCAGTTATATCAGTTCAATCATGACATTGATGGAGGGTGATGTGATATTAACCG GTACACCTGAGGGTGTAGGCCCTGTCCGAATAGGACAGAAGATCAAAGCTGGTATAACTGGCATCATTGAGGCCGAATTTGATGTTCAGAGGCGCAGCCGGACATTTTCTGCCTGA
- the LOC124680737 gene encoding epoxide hydrolase A-like — protein sequence MAAPEISHRSVAANGISIHVAEAGPQGGRAVLFVHGFPELWYSWRRQMEHLAARGYRCVAPDLRGYGGTTAPPDPSSYTAFHIVGDLVALLDDLRLPQVFVVGHDWGAIVAWNLCLLRPDRVRALVNLSVAFMPRNPSIKPIDYFRRAYGDDYYVCRFQEPGFEAGFASFDLKRFFKMALTVQTTGSSAMSLEKMQASNKEIALPSWLSEEDISYLASVYAKTGFAGGLNYYRCLDLNWELMAPWTGAKVQVPTKFIVGDGDLAYHHPGVKSYIHKGGLKRDVPLLEEVVVIKGAGHFIQQERAQEINDHIYDYIKKFNTDISTPKLSKL from the exons AGCCACCGTTCGGTGGCGGCGAACGGCATCTCCATCCACGTCGCCGAGGCCGGGCCCCAGGGAGGCCGAGCGGTGCTGTTCGTGCACGGCTTCCCGGAGCTCTGGTACTCGTGGCGCCGCCAGATggagcacctggcggcgcggGGCTACCGCTGCGTGGCGCCCGACCTCCGCGGCTACGGCGGCACCACGGCCCCGCCCGACCCCTCCTCCTACACCGCCTTCCACATCGTCGGGGACCTCGTCGCGCTCCTCGACGACCTCCGCCTCCCCCAG GTGTTCGTGGTGGGGCACGACTGGGGCGCCATCGTGGCGTGGAACCTCTGCCTGCTGCGGCCGGACCGGGTGCGCGCGCTCGTCAACCTCAGCGTCGCCTTCATGCCCAGGAACCCCTCCATCAAGCCAATCGACTACTTCCGCCGCGCCTATGGCGACGACTACTATGTCTGCAGATTCCAG GAACCTGGATTTGAAGCAGGTTTCGCTAGTTTCGACTTGAAGAGGTTCTTCAAAATGGCATTAACTGTTCAAACCACAGGTTCTTCTGCCATGTCCCTTGAAAAAATGCAGGCCAGCAACAAGGAAATAGCACTGCCATCTTGGCTCTCTGAGGAGGATATCAGTTACCTAGCAAGCGTATATGCAAAGACTGGCTTTGCTGGTGGCCTTAATTACTACCGCTGTTTAGACCT GAACTGGGAACTGATGGCACCATGGACAGGAGCAAAAGTGCAAGTGCCAACCAAGTTTATTGTTGGGGATGGCGACCTGGCATACCATCACCCAGGAGTCAAAAGCTACATACACAAGGGTGGGCTCAAGAGAGATGTGCCTCTGCTCGAGGAGGTGGTGGTCATCAAGGGTGCTGGGCACTTCATCCAGCAGGAGAGGGCGCAGGAGATCAATGATCATATCTACGATTACATCAAGAAGTTCAACACGGACATCTCAACACCGAAATTATCGAAATTGTGA